The Scylla paramamosain isolate STU-SP2022 chromosome 20, ASM3559412v1, whole genome shotgun sequence nucleotide sequence accaccaccaccactacaactagtATGCCACGAACCTTCTAaccccgtgagagagagagagagagagagagagagagagagagagagagagagagagagagagagagagagagagagagagagagagagagagagagagagagagtaacctgTACAAACTCGATCACCAACATACAAAACAAATAGAGAAACTGCACATCCTGCCAAGATCCTTCAGAATCCTTCAGTATCCTTCAGCATCCTTCATGATCCTTCAGTATCCTTCAGTATCCTTCAGCATCCTTCAGCATCCTTCAGTATCCTTCAGTATCCTTCAGCATCCTTCAGTATCCTTCAGTATCCTTCAGCATCCTTCAGCATCCCTCAGCATCCTTCAGTATCCTTCAGCATCCCTCAGCATCCTTCAGTATCCTTCAGCATCCCTCAGCATCCTTCAGTATCCTTCAGTATCCTTCAGTATCCTTTAATATCCTGTTTGGAGGAATTCTTTCAttttaattcaatttttttttcatttctttttgtgACCGAGAGCCCAACCAGATTTGTGTTTAcataacttctctctctctctctctctctctctctctctctctctctctctctctctctctctctctctctctctctctctctctctttgacgtccctttttttccctgcttTTCCACCATTCCCTATCTTCCCTAttccaactttctctctctctctctctctctctctctctctctctctctctctctctctctctctctctctctctctctctctctctcggttcggTGGCCCGGAGGTAATCGCCCAGTACaaggaacagggagagagaaacaaccgGTTTTGTTCCCAGTTCGTGACCCCGTTACATCaggccggtgtgtgtgtgtgtgtgtgtgtgtgtgtgtgtgtgtgtgtgtgtgtgtgtgtgtgtgtgtgtgtgtgtgtgtgtgtgtttgtgtgtaggtaacatgattctgctttctcttcttcctttccggtctgatttcttttctctctctctctctctctctctctctctctctctctctctctctctctctctctctctctctctctctctctctctctctctctctctctctctctctgcaactccAATCTTTTCCGTCCTtcaatgaatatttttttctttccatttttctttttcttgatatcTCACtgtaacattttctctctctctctctctctctctctctctctctctctctctctctctctctctctctctctctctctctctctctgaaaagtcGTGACGGAGGAaactctctcccctcctactcctcttccctcactcctccaaaatctctccccctttccccttccttctctccctcccctcttcccgtccctctctcctctcttcacgtCAGATACAACATCTTCCgggtccctccttccctcccactatctccctccctccccctgacGCATCTCTCCCTCAGGGTTGTCGTAAGAAAGCTTCGGCAGATTCatcgaaataaaataaaaataatattgtgatcatcattattatcattattattataattattattattagtgttgttgatgttgttgttgttgttgttgttatgttgttaCGTCatcattctactactactactactactactactattactactactactactactactactactactactactactactactactactattactaatatcaCGAAGCAGTAGTAacactcgtagtagtagtagtagtagtagtagtagtagtagtaaaaggaggaggaggaggaggaggaggaagaaaaagaaagagatgatgaagaagaagaagaagaagaagaagaagaagaagaagaagaagaagaagaagaagaagaagaagaagaagaagaagaagaagaagaagaagaagaagaagaaatacaagaacaagaacaggaacaagaatgGCAGAAGATATCAATTGTCTTCTGAGATGAtttaaccgagagagagagagagagagagagagagagagagagagagagagagagagagagagagagagagagaggagcacaaAGGGGGCGGCGGGGGAGCTTGGAGGGGGTAGGGGCAGAGTCTCCTTCGGTAAGGGCAGCGCCTCCCGGATCCTCCTGCCCACGCCGCTGTTACCAATAtggctttccctctctctctctctctctctctctctctctctctctctctctctctctggtgctttTCTTATTTACGCCATTCTTATTTTGccattcatctttatttccctttttctaattttgtttcccttctctctctctctctctctctctctctctctctctctctctctctctctctctctctctctctctctctctctctcttacctgtttAATCTCTGCATACCTTCGTTCTCTCATAAGTCTTTCTGATTATCTCCTTTCTtggttcattattttctctctctctctctctctctctctctctctctctctctctctctctctctctctctctctctctctctctctctcaaaggtcaCGCAACTACTGCGCTTTTTCTTACCTCAGAAATtttattccagagagagagagagagagagagagagagagagagagagagagagagagagagagagagagaatgagtgagtgagcgtgttgcaagcaggaagggagaggagagataccTCATACCTtccgacctctctctctctttccattgcttgtcacaatcctctctctctctctctctctctctctctctctctctctctctctctctctctctctctacctgcaaCACTGTAGCTTATCACTCTTacatattaaagagagagagagagagagagagagagagagagagagagagagagagagagagagagagagagagagagagagagagagagagagagagagagagagagagagagatgtagggttGAAGGAAGGCCAGTGATAAAGGATAcgtatgaaaataaaagaaaataaagggagagagaggagagggagaaggagaaggagagggagagagagagggagagcaagagagagggagggagtgtcatggccagagggtggaggtaatgagggagagagggagtgagagggagtgaggagtgagatGGGGGGCAGGGGTAGAAGGAACCTCAATCCTGACAGTGGAAGAAAATAAGTCCGGTTTATTGTATCctgcctctccccctctcactctccctccctctcgctctcctgtctcccctctccccctcctcccatcaccTTCATCCCCACATCTCATCCCTATATTTACACCCCCCTTCATTCACCCACTCATATACGCCCTCTCCTCACTTTAATCTtttactctcccctccctctctcctctttcgtaTACTCCTATTTTGACCTAttcgctctctccttcccattcttAACCATTTCTGTCACTacctaatctcctcctcctcgtcttcctcctctcttctcgtaACTCCTATAATTCCTTACTTTTTGCCCTCCTTACCTTCGCCCCTTCCTTAATTCCTCCCCTCTATgcaccccatcaccccttcaACTTCACCCCCTTTCCCAACTACACCCTAGGGAGGTCTTGTTCTCCCCTATCCTGTTCTCCCACGCGTACAAGTATTAGTTGAGTAATTTGTCGTAGaagtgctggtggtagtagtagtagtagtagtagtaataatagtagtagtagtagtagtggagttGACTTTTTTTAATCAGTATTTTGTCTTGGTAtcttttcttatgtaattttaTGTAATGTTGCACTTAAGTTTCATGGAATTTATGTAATTGTTTATAACCTTACTGaactgtcttcctctctctctctctctctctctctctctctctctctctctctctctctctctctctctctctctctctctctctctctctttgttctctttttattttattttcttattcttcaaaTTCACCACCcctctatttattctttttttattccttatccctcaaactcatctttttttccctttctttccccgtaACTCATGCATGAacgcactcacgcactcacgcatccttcctcttatctctcccactctccccttcccatcaGTATCATCATCTCTCCCccgtttctcccctccccctttcccgtCGCTGGCTCacactcatcccttcctctccccatcacaTTCACACCATTACTCGTTCACCTTTCCCTAAATCTTTTCTGTCTCATTGTTTCCCTTTTTGCCTTCCATCCAcaccccttcctccacttcctataAAATGTGCACCTTTCCTACTTTCCTATCTCATCCACATCTCTCCTATATACCCTTCCCATCCACATTCCTTCCACTTCCTATAACATCCACACCCCTTCAACTCCCCATTACGTCCACGTCCTTCTCCTTTACCCATCACATCTTTATCATATCCacactcatctctcctcttcccattaCATCTACGTCTCTCCCCTCCTCATTACACCCAAGTCCCATTCCACCCATGACATCCACACCCCATCAGTCATCCTATCATATCCACGTCCTCTCCTTTACCCATTACATCCACTCCCCTCTCCTACATCCATGTCAAATCCACACCCCTTCCCATAACAGCcattattcattaattacaTTTACGCCCATCCCACTCATTACATACacactcctcccctcacccattACACCTGCCTCTCATCTTCCTAATCCTCTCGTCTTCTCCTGCAGAGGCCAAGACAGTATTGGCTCCGAGCATAGGCGCCGAAATGCATCTGGTGCCTCAGGACGCTGGCGATGTCCGCTTTGGCACCACCCCCGCCCTCCAGGCACTCCGTCGCGACTACCTCCTGGATCATCTGCTGCCCGAGTCCCTGGCGCCCTCAGACCCCCGCATCTCCACCGGCGTCTCCCTCAACACGGCCTCCGGGAAGGAAGTCACTTTTACCAAGGATGAGAcgggtgagtgtggtggtggcggtggtggaggttgtCAGTGTTATGAAATATAGCTCACACGTGATGTGAACCAACgacctttgctctctctctctctctctctctctctctctctctctctctctctctctctctctctctctctctctctctctctctctcataaacttacatatacatacaaccAATTAGCCAATTATATCTGCaaacgagtacacacacacacacacacacacacacacacacacacacacacacacacacacacacaccagtacccACGCCCCTGTCTCCCCCAGGTGGCGTGCGGGTGAATGGCGTGGCCGTGGAGCGCACCGTCAGCTTGGCCGGGGACACCTACGTCTACTTCCTTTCCGATATCCTCTTCGACAACCGCCATCGAGTCACCTCCGccttccaccgccaccacgacaTCGACCTGGCCAACGACCCCCTGGGACCCCCCTGGACCTGGAGATGCCCGTCATTAGGGCCCCGGCACCCCCTCCCCCAGGCACCCCAGGCATACCCAAGCCCCCAGCTATTCCAGTGGCACTACAGGTCGTCAGAGCGC carries:
- the LOC135110337 gene encoding uncharacterized protein LOC135110337, with product MARRPPATGLLVRACLPFLLLLVRTATAQEPSKGSAVPLMTEALQEVVPAYLRDESSFWNLWQYSLEHDAPRGPVIRGSASLEAKTVLAPSIGAEMHLVPQDAGDVRFGTTPALQALRRDYLLDHLLPESLAPSDPRISTGVSLNTASGKEVTFTKDETGGVRVNGVAVERTVSLAGDTYVYFLSDILFDNRHRVTSAFHRHHDIDLANDPLGPPWTWRCPSLGPRHPLPQAPQAYPSPQLFQWHYRSSERLHPQSGPRRRPRSSGHRRLQDKTSHAPQPAPLE